The genomic region tgtctagCAACACAAATACATTAAGTACCTCCATATCTTCTAACTCAGCCCTTGTCCTAAACAGACTGCAGTTCCTATCTAATCACAGAAAACACAGGTGGGACTGGCTGTTTTTTAAGAGCAAGTGTTTCACCTCACTGGGTCATGTCACAGAGCGTAATCCCGAGAGGAAGCCAGCAGCTCGTTCAACCGTACGTGAACTGGTGCATGTGGCTTTAACTCCAGTTATTGTGTCCCAGCGACATGCTTCAAAGGAAACTCACACTCACTTTTGATAGTTAAATGTGGTTGGCAATGTCAAGACTTCAGCTCTCTCTGCTAAGCAATGGACAATGTCTATAATGGCCAAGCGAGGAAAACACAGAGGTTAACCCccatctacctctccctccttacatatgtgcacacacacacacacactataatacAATATGATACTCTGTTCTGCAAAGACTGTCTTCTCAACTTAAATGATTTAGTTAAATTGCTGTAATCTTAATGTTGATGGTGTCTAACAAAGGTTAAATGAaaaaccacaacacaacacaaccgtCTATAAAGCTTGACAAAATCTAAACGTTAAAGTGAGCAGCAGTCTGATGATGTAAATGTAACTCTTGGTCCTCACGTCTTTCCATGCCATCACCTCATGTGTTGCCTGACACGGAACACaattacacagacagacataaacaATTACATTTACTGTCAAACACCATGCATGCCAGCAAGCCTGCTGTGAAACAAATGGTCTCTTATATTCGGGTGTGCTTATAATTGACATTGACAccctaattgtgtgtgtgtgtaatctacTGAGAACAGTTGCTGCCAACATAAGGCTTGAATCTACCAAATTCAAACCGAGACAAAACCATGCAACCAATGACCAATATGTAGGATGACATTTGTGAAACTTTTTGGTCAAATAGAAATCTTCAATTAATTTCCTCCCAATTCAGGTgtaaagcgttggactagtgctGAGATCTAGTTGGCCTACTTCAAATTCCTCCTCCTGGATCAAAGTGCCATGTATTTGCATGGGGAtcaaacagagaggaggacagggcacAATAGTGGTTCAGGGAAAGGATTAGCACACCCATTAAATATATTTCTCTGTGAACAGCTCCCGCATGTTCAAGGGATACTTCAGGGTTTTGGCAATGAAGCACtatatctacttccccagagtcagatgaactcttGAATAGGcctaccatttgtatgtctctgcctGCAGTTTGAAAAAAGTTGCTAACAAGCGttagcgcaattgctaactagtgttagccaATGGCTGGACGTCTATGGTAACTGCTAGTATTCtagtagataccatagacttccagttatTGCGCTAATGCTGGTTAGCCTTGGATCGGAAAACTGCCTCAAACTTCtttcatactggatgcagagacataatggtatccatgagttcatctgactggaagataaagggcttcattgtcAAAACCAGGAAGTATCTCTTTAAAGATGATGACCCGAACCTTGAGACTACTTGGATTGCCCCTCTATTCATCTCCAATTCTCTTTGAGGAATATTGTGTCCATGTTGCTTCCAGGATCTAGCTTATACGCAGCCTATGCAGTTGAACATATGGCACGCGATTCTCACTGTAGAAAATTGCTTCAAAGCAGGAGAGGAAATTAAGGACCAAATGGTTGACAGGAAAATAAACAACAAATGTTGGCCTTATTGTCCTGTGATAAATGTGTTCAAAGAGGCTACGACTTTGGAGTAAGAAGAAATGGGCGTATTAGGCTACAAAAGTTAGGAATATAAACTGTTGCATTTATCCTTATATTGAGAAGAATTCTCCAAATGATTACAGTTGATATTTGCATGTTAGCATTACCATAGGAATTAGGCTACCTTTCATTTGCAAAAGAGAATGAACCCTACTACAGTCTACTTCACCTAAAACAGAATGAACCCTACTACAGTCTACTTCACCTAAAACAGAATGAACCCCACTACAGTCTACTTCACCTAAAACAGAATGAACCCTACTACAGTCTACTTCACCTAAAACAGAATGAACTCTACTACAGTCTACTTCACCTAAAACAGAATGAACCCTACTACAGTCTACTTCACCTAAAACAGAATGAATCCTACTACAGTCTACTTCACCTAAAACAGAATGAATCCCACTACAGTCTACTTCACCTAAAAGAGAATGAACCCTACTACAGTCTACTTCACCTAAAACAGAATGAACCCTACTACAGTCTACTTCACCTAAAACAGAATGAACCCTACTACAGTCTACTTCACCCAAAAGAGAATGAATCCTACTACAGTCTACTTCACCTAAAAGAGAATGAATCCTACTACAGTCTACTTCACCTAAAAGAGAATGAACCCTACTACAGTCTACTTCACCTAAAACAGAATGAACCCTACTACAGTCTACTTCACCTAAAACAGAATGAATCCTACTACAGTCTACTTCACCTAAAACAGAATGAACTCTACTACAGTCTACTTCACCTAAAACAGAATGAACTCTACTACAGTCTACTTCCCCTAAAACAGAATGAACCCCACTACAGTCTACTTCACCTAAAACAGAATGAACTCTACTACAGTCTACTTCACCTAAAACAGAATGAACTCTACTACAGTCTACTTCCCCTAAAACAGAATGAACCCCACTACAGTCTACTTCACCTAAAACAGAATGAACCCTACTACAGTCTACTTCACCTAAAACAGAATGAACCCTACTACAGTCTACTTCACCTAAAACAGAATGAACCCTACTACAGTCTACTTCACCTAAAACAGAATGAATCCTACTACAGTCTACTTCACCTAAAACAGAATGAACCCCACTACAGTCTACTTCACCTAAAACAGAATGAACTCTACTACAGTCTACTTCACCTAAAACAGAATGAACTCTACTACAGTCTACTTCACCTAAAACAGAATGAACTCTACTACAGTCTACTTCACCTAAAACAGAATGAGCTCTACTACAGTCTACTTCCCCTAAAACAGAATGAACCCCACTACAGTCTACTTCACCTAAAAGAGAATGAACCCTACTACAGTCTACTTCACCTAAAACAGAATGAACTCTACTACAGTCTACTTCACCTAAAACAGAATGAACTCTACTACAGTCTACTTCACCTAAAACAGAATGAACTCTACTACAGTCTACTTCACCTAAAAGAGAATGAATCCTACTACAGTCTACTTCACCTAAAACAGAATGAACTCTACTACAATCTACTTCACCTAAAAGAGAATGAACCCTACTACAGTCTATTTCACCTAAAACATAATGAATCCTActatggcgcttgtaacgccagggtagtgggttcaattcccgggaccacccatacgtagaatgtatgcacacatgactgtaagtcgctttggataaaagcgtctgctaaatggcatatattatattattattattacctaaAAGAGAATGAATCCTACTACAGTCTACTTCACCTAAAACAGAATGAATCCTAATACAGTCTATTTCACCTAAAACAGAATGAACCCCACTACAGTCTACTTCACCTAAAACAGAATGAACTCTACTACAGTCTACTTCACCTAAAAGAGAATGAACCCTACTACAGTCTACTTCACCCAAAAGAGAATGAACCCTACTACAGTCTACTTCAACCAGTCTTGCACATCTGATTCATTCTGGTCGTCCTGGGATAATGACATGAATGAATCATGGATATCTATAGCCATATATAACTTCTCATTTTGTAagaattatatttatttattatagaGCCAAATTATTATCAAAGATAATGTAAAATTCAATATTTTTTGTCAATGCATTTTCCTCCCAAGTCTCTCAATATCATTTTCTCAATCAATCCAATGAAACTAAGCCATATTGAAAAATGTATAGGATTCACACTCAATTTAATAATAGTAAATGAACCACGACCAAAAACATACAATTAAAAGGCAGTTTTGAAAATGTATACCCAATTGTATTATTTTTAAGAACCCAATAAGAGGCACTGCATTTTCCTTGATGCTCAGTAGTTTACTCTTTTAGCCTCATGGATGCATGTTCACTCCAATCAAAGCGTGTGAGAAACCAAAGTAAACTtcaattaaatatatatacaataaATAGACTGTTTAACATTTAAACATATTTATGTAGTTATTTATACCCAGTTCAGGGGAGAACAATGCCTCTCCTTTAAAATGTCCATGCAATGCCTTTTCTGCATTGCAGTCGAGCATCTCTATGCAATACAGTCCACACATCTTGTGTGTTTATAGAGAGCAATACTGAACATTTCTCATCAATACTGAAATAAGGAAAGTTGCACAGAAAAGCAACAATGGACAGTTGAATTAtaacttctctccttcctctcaatCTCAATCTTATTCTTATTCTATATATTACAATGTCACCCCAGTAGCTTCCTGTGTTTAGACAGAGCATTGAATGAACTGCATactggtaatatactgactgtcAGCGTCAGACATGTGTGGGGCTGTCTGAGTAAGGGTCTGTCTTGGCCATGTTGAGCACCACGGCAGGGGTTTTGTAATGACAGTGTGTGCTGCAGCTCACGCTGCCACAGGGCTTCCTGCTAGTCCTGTCTGATGCCAGCTTCCTGCTGCACAGGCCCTGCCAGGTCTGCAGGGTCTTGGAGctccacacccacacaccactgGTGATGCCCACCACCAGGGACATGAAGATCTTCAGCATGAACACCACCACGGTGGGCACCGACGACTCCAGGGAGCAGTCCTCGTTCCGGCGCCCGGGGAACGACACGCACTTGACCTCCAGACCTATGAACTTCCAGTAGTCCATGTTAAGCCTCTCGTAGAAGTAGCAGATGATGACGCAGGTGGCGGGCACCGTGTACAGGATGGAGTAGATGCCGATTTTCACCATCAGCTTCTCCAGCTTCTCCGTGTTGGTGCCTTCGGTTTTCATCACCTTGCGGATGTGGAAGAGCGCCACAAAGCCGGTGAGGACGAAGGACGTGCCAATGACAAGGTAGCAGGACAGAGGGATGAGCACAAAGCCGGTGAGCGCTCCAGAGTCCATGCTGCCCACGTAGCACAGACCCGTCAGCTCATCCCCTGCCACCTTCCTCATGGTGAGGATGACGATGGTCTTCAGAGCTGGGATGCCCCAGGCGGCCATGTGGAAGTAGTTGCTGTGGGACTCAATGGCCTCGTGGCCCCACTTCTTCCCAGCGGCCAGGAACCAGGTGAGGGTGAGGATGACCCACCAGATGGACGAGGCCATACCGAAGTAGTAGAGGATGAGGAAGACGATGGTGCAGCCTGTGGACTCCAGCCCCTCCTGGATGATGTAGAGCTCGCCATTCTCCCGGTCGCAGGCGATGTTCTCGGCCCCGGCCACCGAGCGGATGATGAAGGCCACAGAGTAGACGTTGTAGCACATGGAGAGGAAGATGATGGGCCGCTCGGGGTACTGGAAGCGGTGGGGGTCCAGGAGGAAGGTGAGAACGGTGAAGGCCGTGGAGACAAAACAGAGTGTTGACCACACCGTCATCCAGATGAAGGCAAAGTCCTTGTCCCGTCTGGACCAGAACACGTCCACTGCAGAGGAGCAGCGAGGAGCACACGACTGGCTCTTCTCCACGTAATGGAACTTCTCTGGGTTCTCGCAGGACCCCAGACTGCCCATGGAGCGCCCGTTACTGCTACCCGGTTGCCTGGGCCGAGGGGGAACAAAAGGCATGTCCTCTCCCTTCTTGATATCCGTCTTGGTGTCGTTCTCTGGAGCCTCCATGCACAGCGCGTTGGGGTCATTCTTGGTCGGGAGCCTGGAGCAATCCAGCGAGTCAGGCCATGCGTAGTGGAACTTCTCCATAATGGGTGAGCACTTCTGCCTGGCCTGCTCACACATGGGCCTGCAGGCTGGGATGGAGGTAGACACTTTATCAGTGCACATTGGGGcgtagagagagcagaggaagaaACGAAGGTGCACATCACAGCCGTAATCCACTAGAGGTGCAAACTCATTCAGCTTGATGGCAGCCTCCTTTTGGTTGTCATGGTCCATAAAATTGGGCATTCTGGTCATGTTGTAGCCAATGCCCTGGCACATGGGAATTACTATGGGTTCGCATTTGGCTGGTCTCCCTCGTTCTAGGTCGTAGGTTCCTAGCTCCACACTGTAGGCAGCAATCATGAGCGGACACCAGAGAGAAATCAGTATCTTCAAAGGAGACCCCTCCATGCTTATTTTCAGTCATATGATTAGTCTAACAAATAGTTGTATTTGTTCAGACCAAAAATGTAAATTCAAGAGGATATTTCCGTATTATTTTACCATTGTAAGCACAGCCCCAACAAGCGTTAAAAATCCGTTGTTACAAATGCATTCTATGCTGATGCACAACGCAAATGCAGGTAAAATATAACAAAAAATAATTCCAGTAGGTAAACATTAGTCTATGatataaaacataaaaaaaaGCTTCCCCAGAATTAGATGTTTAAATGTTCTTAGAAGGCAGCCTCCGAGCCAATTCGAGGAAGGCAGAGTTCAATCTAGAAAATGAAGTTCGCAATGAAATGAGAAAATAACGGTGGTGAGCTTAAATAACGTTCATTACAGAAAGTGTTGACTCCTTATCCTTGACTTCTTAACTTTGAATAAAAACTGTTTAAAGCTGAATCGGTACAGCTATTTGCAGCAGTAGATATATTTCACTCTACCTCGGACAACCGCTCTCCATCCATCGTTTGAGAACACTCAACTTTCTCTTCTATCAGCGGCTCTTACCCGACGCGAGGGTGAGCATTTCCATGACGAGACGCTTCAGTCTCGTACCGCCCACCACTGACATGAGAAGCGTCTTTAAGCGCACGCACGACTCTATTAATTCCACATTTCTTTATTTGGGAATTTGAAAGTGGTCAGTGAGGTTAGGATAAATGTTAATCTTTTAATAGTGATCATAATCCTTAGGCtacttgttttattttttacaataggCTATGTCCTATTTGGCTACTGAgtgacacagcggtctaaggcaatgcatatCAGTGCAAAacgcgtcactacagtccctggtttgaaaccaggctgtatcacatctgatcgtgattgggagtcccatagggccgctcacaattggcccagcttcgccCAGCGtagttaaatgtaaatgtccaaATAGTTTATAAGGCATCTTATGAGAGGCTACAAATCTTCTGCTTCTGAAATGGTTTAAGTGAGTACAGTATCACAATGTATATTATTCTCTTTGGTATCACTAACATGGCACATGTTATGTGGT from Oncorhynchus keta strain PuntledgeMale-10-30-2019 chromosome 18, Oket_V2, whole genome shotgun sequence harbors:
- the LOC118397319 gene encoding frizzled-9-like; its protein translation is MEGSPLKILISLWCPLMIAAYSVELGTYDLERGRPAKCEPIVIPMCQGIGYNMTRMPNFMDHDNQKEAAIKLNEFAPLVDYGCDVHLRFFLCSLYAPMCTDKVSTSIPACRPMCEQARQKCSPIMEKFHYAWPDSLDCSRLPTKNDPNALCMEAPENDTKTDIKKGEDMPFVPPRPRQPGSSNGRSMGSLGSCENPEKFHYVEKSQSCAPRCSSAVDVFWSRRDKDFAFIWMTVWSTLCFVSTAFTVLTFLLDPHRFQYPERPIIFLSMCYNVYSVAFIIRSVAGAENIACDRENGELYIIQEGLESTGCTIVFLILYYFGMASSIWWVILTLTWFLAAGKKWGHEAIESHSNYFHMAAWGIPALKTIVILTMRKVAGDELTGLCYVGSMDSGALTGFVLIPLSCYLVIGTSFVLTGFVALFHIRKVMKTEGTNTEKLEKLMVKIGIYSILYTVPATCVIICYFYERLNMDYWKFIGLEVKCVSFPGRRNEDCSLESSVPTVVVFMLKIFMSLVVGITSGVWVWSSKTLQTWQGLCSRKLASDRTSRKPCGSVSCSTHCHYKTPAVVLNMAKTDPYSDSPTHV